GCCATGGCCAAAGCCGGTGCAATCTTCCACGAAGCAATCACAATGGGAAAATTCCAGGGTAAAATGAGTCCGCAAACCCCAATGGGTTCGCGGAAAGTCATGCTCACACCCGTAGCGGCAGCAGGGATTGTTTGCCCGCCCACTTTGTTGATGGCGCCGGCATAATATTCAAAACAATCGGCTGCGTGGTTGACTTCATCGCGGGCCTCGCGAATTGGCTTGCCGACGTTTTGGGTTTCCAGGTTCGCAAGCTCTTTGGCATTTTCCCGAATTAATTGAGCAAGGTTTAATAATAGGCGGGTCCGTTCACGGCTATTGAGATTGCGCCAGGGTCCTTCTGTGAATGCGCGGTGTGCACTCTGAACTGCAATATCGATATCTTCCAAACCAGCGTCAGCTACTTCAGCTAAAATATCACCCATGGCCGGATTAAAGACCTTTGAAGCGTGTCCTGAGAGTGCGGGAATTCTTTTGCCGTCAATAAGAAGGTTTTCGCGGGTCATGATTTTTGAACTTAGAAAGGAAGTCTTGGTTAATTTTGGAGAAAGAATATACGATTTCCAAAAGAAGGTGTCAATAAATGCGAAGCGAATTTCACAAAATAGCACAGCCGGAATTATTGTAAGTTAAAGAAAAAATGTTATATTTGCTTCCTAACCAGACAGAATCTAAACCAAGCAGAACAGAGATAAAAGCGCACGCAAAGTCGCAGAGCCTGTCCTGAGCTT
The sequence above is a segment of the candidate division KSB1 bacterium genome. Coding sequences within it:
- a CDS encoding aldehyde dehydrogenase family protein; the encoded protein is MTRENLLIDGKRIPALSGHASKVFNPAMGDILAEVADAGLEDIDIAVQSAHRAFTEGPWRNLNSRERTRLLLNLAQLIRENAKELANLETQNVGKPIREARDEVNHAADCFEYYAGAINKVGGQTIPAAATGVSMTFREPIGVCGLILPWNFPIVIASWKIAPALAMANTVVVKPAEQTPLTALRLGELALEAGIPVGVLNVVPGRGEVAGEALVKHPLVRKISFTGSTEVGRKVMKLAAEDIKRVTLELGGKSANIVFADADFEKALPGAVWSVLGNAGQDCCARSRLLLEKSIYDEFVSK